A window of the Sporosarcina sp. FSL K6-2383 genome harbors these coding sequences:
- a CDS encoding cysteine protease StiP family protein: MLTSKVKPDKMGSYNSDDVIFLLRDIGQYVMEKNTEEREGLIQTGTHYSEMLPVEYQPTQDYITLFHSTLDMYANRIGIAVGVVAEQIRERNGLEQLVIVSLARAGTPIGVLIKRYFRFKYGISIPHYSISIIRGRGIDETAIQYIFEHHPGAKIQFVDGWTGKGAITSELEQACLRYNATHPDKIDGNLAVLADPGHCVSIYGTRDDFLIPSACLNSTVSGLVSRTVLNYNFMEKGDFHGAKYYEELAGVDVSNLYVDVIERTFADVQQAVEKTLASITQENSRPSWLGIQSVERIQEEFDIDNQHFIKPGIGETTRVLLRRVPWKILVNPNFSSDLTHILLLAKDRNVPVEEFTEMSYSCCGIIKEL; this comes from the coding sequence ATGCTGACATCTAAAGTGAAGCCGGACAAGATGGGAAGTTACAACTCGGATGATGTTATTTTTTTACTCCGTGATATTGGCCAGTATGTCATGGAAAAAAATACAGAGGAACGGGAAGGTCTTATTCAAACAGGCACGCATTATTCAGAAATGCTCCCTGTTGAATATCAACCGACGCAAGATTATATTACCTTGTTTCACAGTACATTAGACATGTATGCAAACCGAATTGGGATTGCCGTTGGTGTAGTTGCAGAGCAGATACGAGAACGCAATGGCTTAGAGCAGTTGGTAATTGTTAGCCTTGCAAGAGCAGGAACACCGATTGGGGTGCTTATCAAAAGATATTTCCGCTTCAAGTATGGGATTTCTATCCCACATTACTCGATTTCTATTATTAGAGGACGAGGGATTGATGAAACGGCTATCCAGTATATTTTCGAGCATCATCCGGGTGCGAAAATTCAGTTTGTCGATGGCTGGACAGGTAAAGGTGCGATTACGAGTGAATTAGAGCAAGCTTGTTTGCGCTATAACGCGACCCACCCTGATAAAATAGATGGAAATTTAGCTGTATTAGCCGATCCTGGACATTGTGTCAGTATTTACGGAACGAGGGATGATTTTTTAATCCCATCTGCGTGTTTAAATTCAACCGTTTCTGGGCTAGTCAGCCGAACTGTCTTAAATTATAATTTTATGGAGAAGGGTGATTTTCACGGCGCTAAATATTACGAGGAATTAGCAGGTGTGGATGTATCGAACTTGTATGTCGATGTGATTGAACGGACGTTTGCTGACGTGCAGCAAGCTGTTGAAAAAACATTAGCGTCTATCACGCAAGAGAATTCACGGCCATCGTGGCTAGGCATACAATCTGTTGAACGAATCCAAGAGGAATTCGATATTGATAATCAACATTTCATCAAACCAGGGATTGGGGAAACGACACGTGTGTTATTGCGCAGAGTGCCGTGGAAAATCTTAGTCAATCCCAACTTTTCCAGTGATTTAACACATATTTTACTTCTTGCTAAAGATCGTAACGTCCCTGTTGAAGAATTTACGGAAATGTCGTATTCTTGTTGCGGCATTATTAAAGAGTTGTAA
- a CDS encoding TerD family protein: MAIQLSKGQRIDLTKNDPTLQKIGIGLGWDVKQFDGGQDFDLDASAFLLNTTGKCRSELDFIFYNNLKSVEGSVVHAGDNRTGEGDGDDEYISVVLSKVPQDVDKVAITVTIHDAELRRQNFGQISNAYVRLVNEDTGAEVLRYDLGEDFSVETAVVFCEVYRHANDWKFNAVGSGYQGGLQSLVHAYGLDA; encoded by the coding sequence ATGGCAATTCAATTAAGTAAAGGTCAGCGCATAGACTTAACAAAAAATGATCCTACTTTACAAAAAATTGGTATCGGCTTAGGCTGGGATGTTAAACAATTCGATGGCGGGCAAGATTTTGACCTCGATGCATCTGCATTTTTGTTAAATACGACTGGAAAATGTCGTTCTGAACTAGATTTTATTTTCTATAATAATTTGAAAAGCGTTGAGGGCTCTGTTGTTCACGCGGGTGATAATCGAACTGGTGAGGGAGATGGTGATGACGAGTATATTAGCGTCGTTCTGTCAAAAGTGCCACAAGATGTCGATAAAGTGGCGATTACAGTAACGATTCACGATGCAGAACTACGCCGTCAAAATTTCGGTCAAATTTCGAATGCCTATGTTCGACTTGTGAATGAAGATACGGGAGCGGAAGTACTTCGCTATGATCTTGGTGAAGACTTTAGTGTTGAAACGGCAGTCGTATTTTGTGAAGTGTACAGGCATGCGAATGATTGGAAATTTAATGCAGTTGGGTCAGGCTATCAAGGTGGACTGCAATCTTTAGTTCATGCTTACGGACTGGATGCATAA
- a CDS encoding HpcH/HpaI aldolase/citrate lyase family protein has translation MKHFDYETLERRQEIFFQEPEHFTKFTDRETLSYALGATLYMPALKKSIAQDLIDKKLAELTSMVIDLEDAVGDDQLQEAERNLFDQIQILSDALDKQLITIDDLPLIFVRLRSPEQMQRITTELGNYQRVLTGYVFPKFSYETGKKYLAILEANNRDGMLLYGMPILESSDIIYKETRIATLLKLKELIDAYRDYILNVRIGATDFCGLFGIRRNVDTTIYDVALIRDCLTDILNLFNRQESGYIVSGPVWEYFSKDQRILKSKLRMTPFQDRYGRTGMQKRTEIINHYIDGLINEVLLDRLNGIVGKTVIHPSHIKTVHSLYTVSHEEYSDALSIIANSEGQLGVLKSQYNNKMNEMKPHLYWAKRILLQARIFGVYNEDQDFTSLIMDTQLEEEFYEVKV, from the coding sequence ATGAAACACTTTGATTACGAAACACTTGAAAGAAGACAAGAGATTTTCTTTCAAGAGCCAGAGCATTTTACAAAATTCACAGACAGGGAAACGCTTTCTTATGCGCTCGGTGCAACACTTTATATGCCTGCTTTAAAAAAGAGCATCGCCCAGGATTTAATTGACAAAAAGCTTGCTGAACTTACGTCAATGGTGATCGACTTGGAAGATGCCGTGGGGGACGATCAGCTGCAGGAGGCAGAGCGTAATCTGTTTGATCAAATCCAAATACTATCTGACGCCCTCGACAAACAATTGATTACGATTGACGATTTACCACTCATTTTTGTACGTCTTAGAAGTCCAGAGCAAATGCAACGAATAACAACAGAGCTTGGAAACTATCAACGTGTATTAACAGGTTATGTTTTTCCAAAGTTTTCTTATGAAACTGGAAAAAAATACTTAGCCATCCTCGAAGCAAACAACCGTGATGGCATGTTGCTATACGGTATGCCTATTTTAGAATCCTCTGACATTATCTACAAGGAAACCAGAATTGCAACGTTATTGAAGCTGAAGGAATTAATAGACGCCTACCGGGACTATATTCTAAATGTTCGCATAGGAGCTACTGATTTTTGTGGTCTATTTGGCATTCGCAGAAATGTGGATACGACGATTTATGATGTTGCGTTAATACGAGATTGTTTAACGGATATCCTGAATCTATTTAACCGACAAGAAAGCGGCTATATCGTTTCGGGCCCTGTATGGGAATACTTTTCGAAGGATCAACGCATTTTGAAATCGAAACTTCGTATGACGCCTTTCCAAGATCGCTATGGAAGAACGGGGATGCAAAAACGCACAGAAATAATCAATCATTATATCGATGGTTTGATCAACGAAGTGTTATTAGATCGTTTGAACGGTATCGTTGGGAAAACAGTTATTCACCCGTCTCATATTAAAACAGTGCACTCACTGTACACGGTTAGCCATGAAGAGTACTCGGACGCATTGAGTATTATTGCAAACAGTGAAGGTCAATTAGGTGTGTTAAAAAGTCAATACAATAATAAAATGAATGAAATGAAGCCACATTTGTATTGGGCAAAACGAATACTGCTACAGGCACGGATTTTTGGCGTTTATAATGAAGACCAAGATTTTACAAGCCTTATTATGGATACACAGCTTGAAGAGGAATTTTACGAGGTGAAGGTATGA
- a CDS encoding HAD family hydrolase encodes MILFTSDLDRTLLYSVSMMKKYPIDDIVTAVEYKGEKAISFMSQYSIEKLSQFHENHLFVPVTTRAIYQYERIAAFQQWLQPKYAIMSNGGTIQVDGQLDIEWGRKIQEKITTTSVSKEDFLQLFAEIRHNDWVLKEHVVDEFFYMFHINEQNVPFGELIDFERKLATIGWKLFLQGRKLYFLPIQLNKASAVTYLKSCVDYDIHVAAGDSLMDYDMLRQAGISYSPAHGELFRQYGDDSMVTWLKGKGANSADELLRQLLQMTIQK; translated from the coding sequence TTGATTTTATTTACATCTGATTTAGATCGAACTTTACTTTATTCAGTGAGTATGATGAAAAAATATCCGATTGATGATATCGTTACGGCTGTTGAATATAAAGGTGAAAAAGCAATTAGTTTTATGTCGCAGTATTCTATTGAAAAACTCTCACAGTTTCATGAAAATCATCTATTTGTACCTGTTACGACAAGGGCCATTTATCAATACGAACGAATTGCAGCTTTTCAGCAATGGCTTCAACCGAAATATGCCATTATGAGCAATGGTGGAACTATTCAAGTGGATGGCCAACTAGATATCGAATGGGGCCGAAAGATTCAAGAAAAAATAACTACAACCTCTGTTTCAAAAGAAGATTTTTTACAGCTATTTGCTGAAATACGTCATAATGACTGGGTCTTAAAAGAACATGTGGTTGATGAGTTTTTTTATATGTTCCACATCAATGAACAAAACGTTCCTTTTGGAGAGCTCATCGACTTTGAAAGAAAACTGGCTACGATTGGCTGGAAACTGTTTCTACAAGGTAGAAAACTATATTTCCTTCCGATTCAACTAAACAAAGCATCGGCAGTGACGTATCTGAAAAGTTGTGTGGATTATGACATACATGTTGCGGCAGGAGATTCATTGATGGATTATGATATGCTTAGACAAGCAGGAATTAGCTACAGCCCAGCTCATGGAGAATTGTTTAGGCAGTACGGCGATGATTCGATGGTGACTTGGTTGAAAGGTAAAGGGGCTAATTCTGCGGATGAACTACTTAGACAGCTTTTACAAATGACAATACAGAAGTAA
- a CDS encoding chemotaxis protein: MEDNKGILLESGTNELEIVEFEVGNSKFGINVIKVKEIIQPFPITFIPHAHPHVEGIIQLRGEVLPVVDMVKVLGLTTDNRHAEQKFIVAEFNKQTVVFHVDSVSQIHRISWEQIEKPSEMYQGGNSQIIGVIKYQGEMILLLDFEKVVLDINPDTGINVQAVKKLGKRERSDKKIVIAEDSPLLRQLLSDTLAEAGYVNLEFFENGKEAFIHLESLADKGGSISDHVQFVITDIEMPQMDGHHLTKKIKTHPVLSKLPVVIFSSLITDTLRHKGDQVGAIEQISKPEIAELILKIDRHIL; this comes from the coding sequence ATGGAGGATAACAAAGGTATATTACTAGAGAGTGGGACAAATGAACTTGAAATCGTAGAGTTTGAAGTAGGAAACAGCAAATTCGGCATCAACGTTATTAAGGTGAAAGAAATTATTCAACCGTTTCCAATCACTTTTATCCCCCATGCACACCCACATGTAGAGGGGATTATTCAATTGCGAGGTGAAGTATTACCCGTTGTCGATATGGTCAAAGTACTTGGCTTGACCACTGACAACCGGCATGCCGAGCAGAAATTTATCGTTGCTGAATTTAATAAACAAACGGTCGTTTTTCATGTAGACAGCGTATCCCAAATCCACCGAATTTCTTGGGAGCAAATTGAAAAACCTTCTGAAATGTATCAAGGTGGTAATTCACAAATTATTGGTGTCATTAAATACCAAGGCGAAATGATTTTGCTACTCGATTTCGAGAAAGTTGTCTTGGACATTAACCCAGACACTGGCATTAATGTCCAAGCAGTGAAAAAACTTGGTAAACGGGAGCGCTCTGATAAGAAAATCGTCATCGCAGAGGACTCACCACTCCTTCGTCAGCTATTGTCTGACACACTGGCTGAAGCCGGATATGTCAATCTTGAGTTTTTTGAAAATGGTAAAGAGGCCTTTATTCACTTAGAAAGTCTTGCCGACAAGGGTGGCAGTATTAGTGATCACGTCCAGTTTGTTATTACAGATATCGAAATGCCACAAATGGATGGCCATCACCTTACTAAAAAAATTAAAACACACCCGGTACTATCCAAGCTACCTGTTGTCATTTTCTCAAGCCTTATCACAGACACCTTACGTCATAAAGGCGACCAAGTTGGGGCAATTGAACAAATTAGTAAGCCTGAAATTGCAGAGCTGATTTTGAAAATTGATCGCCATATATTATAA
- a CDS encoding TerD family protein produces MGVISLAKGQKVDLTKTNPGLSKLVVGLGWDVNKYDGGQDFDLDASVFLLNASGKVSGGEDFIFYNNTTGANGAVVHSGDNLTGDGDGDDEQVKIIINNIPANIEKVSFAVTIHDAEARNQNFGMVSNAFIRIVNEDSNAELVRYDLGEDFSIETAVVVGELYRHNGEWKFSAVGSGYQGGLAALCNDFGLQVG; encoded by the coding sequence ATGGGTGTAATTTCTTTAGCAAAAGGTCAAAAGGTTGATTTAACAAAAACGAATCCTGGCTTGTCTAAATTAGTCGTTGGTCTTGGATGGGACGTTAATAAATACGATGGTGGACAAGATTTTGACCTAGACGCATCTGTATTCTTGTTAAATGCTAGCGGCAAAGTTTCGGGTGGGGAAGACTTTATATTTTACAATAATACAACAGGTGCAAATGGTGCGGTTGTTCACTCAGGTGATAACTTAACGGGTGACGGGGATGGGGATGATGAGCAAGTGAAAATCATCATCAATAATATCCCTGCAAATATCGAAAAGGTTTCTTTTGCAGTTACGATTCATGATGCTGAAGCAAGAAACCAAAATTTTGGTATGGTCTCTAATGCATTTATCCGTATTGTGAATGAAGATTCGAATGCGGAGCTGGTTCGTTATGATTTAGGAGAAGATTTCAGTATTGAAACAGCTGTTGTTGTTGGTGAATTGTATCGCCATAATGGCGAGTGGAAATTTAGTGCTGTTGGTTCAGGGTATCAAGGTGGACTAGCTGCATTATGTAATGATTTTGGTCTGCAAGTAGGCTGA
- a CDS encoding TerC family protein — protein MDVINEILSTYALFFDFAHWVEVLSDPVSWGLIGTLIIIEGLLSADNALVLAVLVKHLPEKQRKKALMYGMFGAYFFRFVFIGVGVYLVKFTFIKVLGAAYLAWIVISHFRNKAADEDEGKEFNKKSWMVRVFGTFWATVVSVELMDIAFSVDSILAAFAVSEEVWVLLVGGMLGILMMRTIAGVFLTLIEKVPELESTAFILIGIISAKMFAGAFGYDLHHYAFFAILIFAFAATFVVHFINKKKAQNEITVVTQETTATKEENEK, from the coding sequence TTGGATGTTATTAATGAGATATTAAGTACGTATGCCTTATTTTTTGATTTTGCTCATTGGGTAGAGGTATTATCGGACCCAGTCAGTTGGGGGCTTATTGGTACATTAATCATTATTGAAGGATTGTTATCAGCAGATAACGCACTTGTTTTAGCTGTATTAGTTAAACACCTACCAGAGAAACAGCGTAAGAAAGCCCTGATGTATGGTATGTTTGGTGCTTATTTCTTCCGTTTTGTCTTCATAGGGGTTGGTGTCTATCTTGTTAAATTCACATTCATTAAAGTCTTGGGTGCTGCCTATCTAGCTTGGATTGTTATTTCCCACTTCCGAAATAAGGCTGCGGACGAGGACGAAGGTAAAGAGTTTAACAAAAAATCTTGGATGGTTCGTGTATTTGGTACGTTTTGGGCAACTGTTGTTTCAGTTGAGCTGATGGATATTGCATTTTCTGTGGATTCAATCTTAGCTGCATTTGCTGTATCCGAAGAAGTTTGGGTGCTATTAGTCGGTGGTATGCTTGGAATTCTCATGATGCGTACAATCGCCGGGGTATTCTTAACATTGATTGAAAAGGTGCCTGAGCTTGAAAGCACCGCGTTTATCTTAATTGGAATTATATCAGCGAAAATGTTTGCTGGTGCGTTTGGCTATGATCTTCATCATTATGCATTCTTCGCAATTCTAATCTTCGCATTTGCGGCAACTTTTGTTGTTCATTTTATCAATAAAAAGAAAGCACAAAATGAGATCACAGTTGTTACGCAAGAAACAACTGCAACAAAAGAGGAAAATGAAAAATAA
- a CDS encoding phosphoribosyltransferase family protein yields the protein MTSSILATKATYHVLDDLTVEVAVHKNPYHFPLDELFQMATRINKKRSFLFVSKVLGKHLAVNPHIPLLVGSLLAMRYQEVVHGIQDPRASGIAQAIQTNEQTDQLLQLLRDEPIPLLKPTTFVGFAETATALGHAVFSTFENNAKYIHTTREQINERPSVINFEEEHSHATSHRVYARDARFFQDDSEVVLVDDEITTGKTAINIIQTIVAAYPLKKVFTVVSILDWRSIEHRQRYRQLEKELDITIHAVTLIDGTISVTGQPVLTEDVAEEVMESVPRITYLSMNDYLNPDLIENVTSICVNSRRNDAPYLAMTGRFGHTIEEDRLFHQQLQLVASELKGRRKGAKTLVIGTGEFMYVPMQVASSMGPNVYFQATTRSPIHPTVKKDYTIRNKFVFDSPENAGLTNYLYNITANQYDELFVFAERISKKNEFDSLLKELKKTEISHITIVTMTEPII from the coding sequence ATGACATCGAGCATTCTTGCAACAAAAGCCACTTATCATGTATTGGATGACTTAACAGTTGAAGTGGCGGTTCATAAAAATCCATATCATTTCCCATTAGATGAGCTATTTCAAATGGCGACCCGTATTAATAAAAAAAGAAGTTTTCTGTTTGTTAGTAAAGTACTCGGAAAGCATCTCGCCGTCAATCCACATATCCCGTTGCTAGTTGGCAGTCTCCTAGCGATGCGTTATCAGGAAGTCGTTCACGGGATTCAAGACCCTCGCGCTTCGGGAATTGCGCAAGCCATTCAGACAAATGAGCAAACAGATCAGCTACTACAATTGCTTCGCGATGAACCAATCCCTTTGTTAAAGCCTACTACATTCGTTGGTTTTGCAGAAACAGCTACTGCTCTTGGTCATGCCGTCTTTAGTACATTTGAAAATAATGCGAAATATATACACACGACGAGGGAGCAAATCAATGAACGTCCTTCTGTAATCAACTTTGAAGAAGAGCATTCACATGCTACGAGTCACCGGGTTTATGCACGTGACGCACGTTTTTTTCAGGACGATAGTGAAGTTGTATTAGTGGACGATGAAATTACAACAGGAAAGACTGCTATCAATATTATTCAAACAATTGTCGCTGCATACCCATTGAAAAAAGTCTTTACGGTTGTCTCAATTTTGGATTGGCGTTCTATTGAACATCGTCAAAGATATCGCCAGTTGGAGAAAGAATTAGATATTACCATTCATGCAGTTACGCTAATAGATGGAACTATTTCTGTTACGGGGCAGCCTGTTTTAACTGAAGATGTTGCTGAGGAAGTTATGGAAAGTGTCCCGAGGATTACTTATTTGTCGATGAATGATTATTTAAACCCTGATCTTATAGAAAATGTGACGTCAATTTGCGTAAATAGTCGCCGAAATGATGCACCTTACTTAGCAATGACAGGACGATTTGGTCATACAATTGAGGAGGATCGCTTATTTCATCAACAGCTTCAGCTGGTAGCGAGCGAACTAAAGGGACGACGCAAAGGAGCTAAGACGTTAGTTATCGGAACTGGGGAATTCATGTATGTACCCATGCAGGTTGCCTCTTCTATGGGACCGAATGTCTATTTTCAAGCGACGACTCGCAGTCCGATTCATCCAACAGTTAAAAAAGACTATACAATCCGGAATAAATTTGTTTTTGATAGCCCAGAAAATGCAGGTTTGACAAATTATTTATACAATATTACAGCGAATCAGTATGATGAATTATTTGTTTTTGCAGAAAGAATATCGAAGAAAAATGAATTTGACTCATTGCTGAAAGAATTAAAGAAAACAGAGATTTCGCATATTACAATTGTCACTATGACAGAGCCAATAATATAG
- a CDS encoding HEAT repeat domain-containing protein has translation MPPNYEELKKSINRASNWRERFDAVEELGKWKHKRIIDVLVYRMNNDAVYKVQEAAYRQLKNFGEDVQLPTRNEHELIKDANKVWSRIKKSLPADHTYEDFKEKLKKMRLDLYDTYEGDKGADFDKWLENTWATAATRR, from the coding sequence ATGCCACCCAATTATGAGGAATTAAAGAAATCAATCAACCGAGCATCAAATTGGAGAGAACGCTTTGATGCAGTCGAAGAGTTGGGCAAATGGAAGCATAAACGAATTATAGATGTACTCGTCTATAGAATGAACAATGATGCTGTCTATAAAGTGCAAGAGGCGGCTTATCGCCAGCTTAAAAACTTTGGAGAAGATGTTCAATTGCCAACAAGAAATGAACATGAACTGATTAAAGATGCAAATAAAGTATGGTCAAGAATTAAGAAGAGTTTGCCTGCGGATCATACGTATGAAGATTTTAAAGAAAAATTGAAAAAGATGAGATTAGATCTGTATGATACGTATGAAGGTGATAAGGGCGCTGATTTCGATAAGTGGCTTGAAAACACATGGGCAACTGCCGCGACAAGAAGGTAA
- a CDS encoding toxic anion resistance protein → MTMPVVLQKEELNEQSANELRLQMRQEPQVLQIVSKMDIRDQTELLSLGREPADRLSRFSDRILNTMTMSKLDDSGELLNQLEKLMKRFDRNEITKDPSFFNKLFKRAKQQAEAMFKKYQTLGGEIEKIHGQFAIIEEELKQSNRELEGLYAEDVEYYFELEKYVVAAEMKLEEVNNSLIPHCQQKVDSGDQMARMELENLVGVKELLERKIDDLEKARMVAVIAAPQIKTMQRGNNDLVAKINSAFVTTIPIFKMGIINTVSAKRQKVHSDSLNAFEDRANQMLQDVTSDIMKQSVEIAQRSGSASIKMETIENMWDTIVSGIDEYKKVKEEQSMQRIEDRKRLETLREDAKKVLSMN, encoded by the coding sequence ATGACGATGCCAGTTGTACTGCAAAAAGAAGAGTTAAATGAACAATCTGCTAACGAATTGCGACTTCAAATGCGCCAAGAGCCACAGGTGTTACAAATTGTCAGCAAGATGGACATTCGAGATCAAACGGAATTGTTGTCACTAGGACGAGAGCCAGCAGATCGACTGTCACGCTTTTCTGATCGGATTTTAAACACGATGACGATGTCTAAATTAGATGACTCTGGTGAATTACTGAATCAGTTGGAGAAATTAATGAAGCGATTTGATCGCAATGAAATTACGAAAGACCCTAGCTTCTTCAATAAACTCTTTAAACGTGCTAAGCAACAGGCGGAAGCGATGTTTAAAAAGTATCAAACTTTGGGCGGCGAGATTGAAAAAATTCACGGTCAATTCGCCATTATTGAAGAAGAACTAAAGCAATCCAATCGTGAGTTAGAAGGTCTTTATGCGGAAGATGTTGAATACTATTTCGAATTAGAGAAATATGTAGTTGCGGCTGAAATGAAGCTAGAAGAAGTTAATAATTCTTTAATCCCACACTGCCAGCAAAAAGTGGATAGTGGCGATCAAATGGCTCGCATGGAGCTTGAAAATTTAGTAGGTGTCAAAGAACTATTAGAGCGTAAAATTGATGATTTAGAAAAGGCGCGAATGGTAGCCGTTATTGCTGCTCCTCAAATTAAAACAATGCAAAGAGGGAATAATGATTTAGTCGCTAAGATCAATAGTGCTTTCGTAACGACGATTCCGATTTTTAAAATGGGAATTATTAATACGGTTAGCGCTAAGCGTCAAAAAGTACATTCCGATTCTTTAAATGCCTTTGAAGACCGAGCCAACCAGATGCTACAGGATGTTACAAGTGATATTATGAAACAAAGCGTTGAAATCGCTCAACGTTCGGGTAGTGCCAGCATTAAAATGGAAACAATCGAAAACATGTGGGATACCATTGTTTCGGGTATTGATGAATATAAAAAAGTAAAAGAAGAACAATCGATGCAACGAATTGAGGATCGCAAGCGTTTAGAAACATTACGTGAGGACGCAAAAAAAGTATTATCTATGAATTAA
- a CDS encoding YceG family protein, producing the protein MSNLQIEPILYTSTTDWLAVFIATVGDRPSYVVDDSTFRFNRIGLRVLGVPLVEDEYYNSLFDMHHKPFIHVLSEELDKTIETQDFQAIQEILQMHQKEPKGLSINRLIAFMYGKNLIPKHKDPAINRHVQLSTIKVVNHFQQHQNSGLQSPEFRRFLIDIVKWLKNHWEKWSESLVIGEDFPKVVWYGELSSSQQYFLLLLMEFGCDVVIFHPGAQDSFAEIDSDNQFSVVYSYPDKGQLQPFPTQIRDRETTVAYRANKQLEKMMNDHQSGVYKPWQFREYIPTALTLRMTYDDIFIYSKEKAMIRPDFKIEENRVSIPVVFAKIKGVSSDRDDYWDRMHQLTNESNALSILQFPYATTTKANYHFHYQQSLDRQGLLSPEKMVKSNWWRYGHLYAGLQNAIAYTIKECCEQPRLHKLDHESLYDLQLFIFKQASMLSEEILQLLQGFDYSQEVPRLVLYNMENNGAPSREDAALLLFLNRFGVDIILYNPAGHTDIEEYINPENYDVHWLEDMVFGQEYQQYQPKEQSIFKKFIKNIF; encoded by the coding sequence GTGAGCAATTTGCAAATAGAACCTATTTTATATACTTCAACAACGGATTGGTTGGCTGTGTTTATTGCCACTGTAGGAGATCGACCATCCTATGTTGTGGATGACTCGACTTTTCGGTTTAACAGAATAGGACTTCGCGTTTTAGGTGTTCCTTTAGTGGAGGATGAATATTATAATTCTTTATTTGATATGCATCACAAGCCCTTCATTCACGTGCTGAGCGAGGAGTTAGATAAAACCATTGAAACACAGGATTTTCAAGCGATCCAGGAAATTCTTCAAATGCATCAAAAAGAACCGAAGGGTTTGTCGATTAATCGACTCATTGCATTTATGTATGGCAAAAACTTAATCCCAAAACATAAGGACCCTGCGATTAACCGCCATGTGCAATTATCGACAATAAAAGTCGTTAATCATTTCCAACAGCATCAAAATAGTGGCTTGCAGTCGCCAGAGTTTCGCCGGTTTTTGATAGATATTGTCAAGTGGTTAAAAAATCACTGGGAAAAGTGGTCTGAATCACTTGTCATAGGTGAAGATTTCCCCAAAGTTGTTTGGTACGGGGAGTTATCGAGCAGTCAACAATATTTTTTGCTGTTGTTAATGGAGTTCGGATGCGATGTAGTTATTTTTCATCCAGGAGCGCAGGATTCGTTTGCTGAAATAGATTCAGATAATCAATTTTCAGTCGTCTACAGCTATCCGGATAAAGGACAATTGCAGCCTTTTCCAACGCAAATTAGGGATCGTGAAACCACTGTAGCGTATCGTGCTAATAAACAACTAGAAAAAATGATGAATGATCATCAGTCAGGTGTCTATAAGCCGTGGCAATTTAGGGAGTATATTCCCACTGCACTCACTTTGCGTATGACCTATGACGATATTTTTATTTATTCGAAAGAGAAGGCGATGATTCGACCTGATTTCAAAATCGAAGAAAATCGCGTGTCGATCCCCGTTGTATTTGCCAAAATAAAGGGTGTATCAAGTGACCGGGATGATTACTGGGACCGGATGCATCAGCTGACAAATGAATCGAATGCGTTAAGCATTTTGCAATTCCCTTATGCGACAACTACGAAAGCCAATTATCATTTTCATTATCAGCAGTCATTGGATCGTCAGGGGCTATTATCCCCTGAAAAAATGGTGAAAAGTAATTGGTGGCGTTACGGACATTTATATGCTGGCCTACAAAATGCCATTGCCTATACAATAAAAGAATGCTGTGAGCAGCCGAGGCTACATAAATTGGATCACGAATCATTGTATGATTTACAGTTATTCATTTTTAAACAAGCAAGTATGCTATCAGAAGAAATTTTACAATTACTACAAGGATTTGATTATTCACAAGAAGTGCCGCGACTTGTGTTATATAATATGGAGAACAATGGTGCACCATCGCGCGAAGATGCGGCCTTGCTATTATTCCTTAACCGGTTTGGTGTGGATATTATCCTTTATAACCCAGCTGGGCATACTGATATTGAAGAATATATAAACCCTGAAAATTACGATGTTCACTGGTTGGAGGATATGGTATTTGGTCAAGAATATCAGCAGTATCAACCGAAAGAACAATCAATATTTAAGAAATTCATTAAAAATATTTTTTGA